A genome region from Paracoccus stylophorae includes the following:
- a CDS encoding multidrug effflux MFS transporter — MGALSMNVFLPSLPGMARDFGVDYAIMQLSVSAYIGASAVIQLLAGPVSDRFGRRPVALAGLAIFALATVGTLIAPNVAIFLLFRMIQAMVSVCMLLSRAAVRDIYDDARAASMIGYVTMGMAVVPMMAPVIGGVLDEAFGWRANFAMMGVLGLMTLALAWQDMGETVRGGGIPMRRQIENYPVLARSHRFWGYCLAATLSSGCFFAYLGGAPFVGERVFGLTPAQVGYFFAAPSLGYLTGNFLSGRYTAQIGLNRMILIGAVVCFAALALSLLTTLWGAMTPLIFFGAIAFMGLGNGLVLPNTNIGMMSVRPELAGTASGLGGALAVAGGAALSALAGALLQPGSGSTPLQVIMCASAAGSLLAVLWVLRRERQLARAG; from the coding sequence ATGGGCGCGCTGTCGATGAATGTGTTCCTGCCCTCGCTGCCCGGCATGGCGCGCGATTTCGGCGTCGATTACGCGATCATGCAGCTGTCCGTGTCGGCCTATATCGGCGCCAGCGCGGTGATCCAGCTGCTGGCCGGTCCGGTCAGCGACCGGTTCGGGCGCCGGCCCGTCGCGCTGGCCGGTCTGGCGATCTTTGCGCTGGCGACGGTCGGCACGCTGATCGCGCCGAATGTCGCCATCTTCCTGCTGTTCCGGATGATCCAGGCGATGGTGTCGGTCTGCATGCTGCTGTCGCGCGCGGCGGTGCGCGACATCTATGACGATGCCCGCGCCGCCTCGATGATCGGCTATGTCACGATGGGCATGGCGGTGGTGCCGATGATGGCGCCGGTGATCGGCGGCGTGCTGGACGAGGCGTTCGGCTGGCGCGCCAATTTCGCGATGATGGGCGTTCTGGGGCTGATGACGCTGGCGCTGGCCTGGCAGGACATGGGCGAAACGGTGCGCGGCGGCGGCATCCCGATGCGCCGGCAGATCGAGAATTATCCGGTCCTTGCGCGCTCGCACCGGTTCTGGGGCTATTGCCTGGCCGCGACGCTGTCGTCGGGCTGTTTCTTCGCCTATCTGGGCGGTGCGCCCTTCGTGGGCGAGCGGGTGTTCGGCCTGACGCCGGCGCAGGTGGGTTACTTCTTTGCCGCCCCCTCGCTTGGCTATCTGACGGGAAACTTCCTGTCTGGCCGCTACACCGCGCAGATCGGGCTGAACCGGATGATCCTGATCGGCGCGGTCGTCTGTTTCGCGGCACTTGCGCTGTCGCTGCTGACGACGCTGTGGGGGGCGATGACCCCGCTGATCTTTTTCGGCGCCATCGCCTTCATGGGGTTGGGCAACGGGTTGGTGCTGCCCAACACCAATATCGGCATGATGAGCGTGCGTCCCGAACTGGCCGGAACGGCCAGCGGTCTGGGCGGTGCGCTGGCGGTGGCGGGCGGTGCCGCGTTGTCCGCGCTGGCCGGTGCGCTGCTGCAACCGGGATCGGGCTCGACGCCGTTGCAGGTGATCATGTGCGCCTCGGCCGCGGGATCGCTGCTGGCGGTGCTATGGGTGCTGCGCCGCGAACGGCAATTGGCAAGGGCCGGCTGA
- a CDS encoding helix-turn-helix domain-containing protein, with protein sequence MATQKIYAGTSLRETRARAGLTQRRFAERLGVSLPYLSQMENNHRPISAGVLLRLAQEFGVDLTTLAAGDADRMVIDMQEALADPLFDATPPLADLRLAATNTPILARAFLDLYRAHRQGQERLAALDEAIGAAGQNTLSTPWEEVRDFFHYCDNYLDAVDRAAERFACPGGQRADPWQQATRALAEKGIRVSLMELPANAVFRRSGDELQVNAAAEAPTRLFQMLHLVALERQSDLLEATLDLARFRSDSARQIARLGLANYFAGAALMPYRAFMAAARAERHDLERLAHLFDASLEQVAHRLSTMQRPGAKGVPFFFVRVDQAGTITKRHSATRLQFARFGGACPLWNVHRAFEQPGRFLRQLAETPDGVRYLLLSRDVSKHAGAFNAPVRRFAIGLGCEIAHAEGLVYADGLDLTKPRAFEPIGISCRICPRPDCHQRSVPPIDRPLRIPADRNGPLPYEIA encoded by the coding sequence ATGGCGACACAGAAGATCTATGCGGGCACATCGCTGCGCGAGACGCGGGCGCGGGCGGGGCTGACGCAAAGGCGGTTTGCCGAAAGGCTGGGCGTGTCCCTGCCCTATCTGTCGCAGATGGAGAATAACCACCGCCCGATCTCGGCCGGTGTGCTGTTGCGTCTGGCACAGGAATTCGGCGTCGATCTGACGACGCTGGCGGCGGGCGACGCCGACCGCATGGTCATCGACATGCAGGAGGCGCTGGCCGATCCGCTGTTCGACGCGACCCCGCCCTTGGCCGATCTGCGGCTGGCCGCGACCAACACGCCGATCCTGGCGCGCGCATTCCTCGACCTCTACCGCGCGCATCGGCAGGGGCAGGAACGCCTGGCCGCGCTGGACGAGGCCATCGGCGCGGCCGGGCAGAACACCCTGTCCACGCCCTGGGAAGAGGTGCGCGACTTCTTTCACTACTGCGACAACTATCTTGACGCGGTGGACCGGGCGGCGGAACGCTTTGCCTGTCCGGGCGGGCAGCGCGCCGATCCGTGGCAGCAGGCGACGCGGGCACTGGCCGAAAAGGGCATCCGCGTGTCGCTGATGGAATTGCCCGCCAATGCCGTCTTCCGGCGCAGCGGCGACGAATTGCAGGTCAACGCCGCGGCCGAGGCGCCGACGCGGCTTTTCCAGATGCTGCATCTGGTCGCGCTGGAACGGCAATCCGACCTGCTGGAGGCGACGCTGGATCTGGCGCGTTTCCGCAGCGACAGCGCGCGCCAGATCGCGCGTCTGGGGCTGGCAAACTATTTCGCGGGGGCCGCGCTGATGCCCTATCGCGCGTTCATGGCGGCGGCGCGGGCCGAACGGCACGATCTGGAACGTCTGGCGCATCTGTTCGATGCGTCGCTGGAACAGGTCGCCCATCGCCTGTCCACGATGCAGCGGCCCGGCGCCAAGGGGGTGCCGTTCTTCTTCGTGCGCGTCGATCAGGCCGGCACCATCACCAAACGCCATTCCGCCACGCGGCTGCAATTCGCCCGTTTCGGCGGGGCCTGTCCCTTGTGGAACGTGCATCGCGCGTTCGAGCAGCCCGGCCGTTTCCTGCGCCAGCTGGCCGAGACGCCGGACGGCGTGCGCTATCTGCTGCTGTCGCGCGACGTGTCGAAACATGCCGGCGCCTTCAACGCGCCGGTGCGCCGCTTTGCCATCGGCCTGGGGTGCGAGATCGCGCATGCCGAAGGGCTGGTCTATGCCGACGGGCTGGACCTGACGAAACCCCGCGCGTTCGAGCCGATCGGCATCTCCTGCCGGATCTGCCCGCGCCCCGACTGTCATCAGCGTTCGGTGCCGCCCATCGACCGGCCCCTGCGCATTCCCGCGGACCGCAACGGCCCGCTTCCCTACGAGATCGCGTGA